DNA sequence from the Leptospira limi genome:
TTTTAATGAAAGTAGTCTTATTCTTTTTGGTTCTACTTTCGGTTCCTTTATTCCTTTATAACCTCATTAGGACGGTACTCTTTTGAAGATATTTTTGGTCGGAATCGGCGGAATTGCTATGGGCAATTTAGCATATATGCTCAAACAACAAGGTCATGATGTTTCTGGCTCAGACCAAAACCTATACCCACCAATGTCAGACAAATTAGAAGAGTGGGGTCTTTCACCTAAATCTGGTTATCGCAAAGAGAGTGTGAAAGGGGCAGACCTTGTCATCATCGGAAATGCCATATCACGTGGAAATCCAGAGGTCGAAGAAGTATTAAACACAGGAATTGAATACATGAGTATGGCCGAAGCCATTGGACATTTTTTTCTGAAAGGGAAAAAACCAATCGTGATTTCTGGGACTCATGGCAAAACCACTACCACCTTTCTCACACATTGGATTTTAGAATCCATTGGACTCAAACCCGGTCTCTTTGTAGGTGGAATCCGTAAAGATGGATTCCCTGGATTTGCTCTGGGAGAGGGAGATTATTTTGTCATCGAAGGGGATGAATATGATTCCGCATTCTTTGATAAAAGTTCTAAGTTTTTACACTATAGACCATATTACCTTGTAATGAACGCGCTTGACTTTGACCATGCTGATATTTTTGCCAATTTGGATGCGATCAAAGTCATGTTCAAACGGTTGTTAAACTTAGTTCCAAGTCGCGGAAAGGTTTTTTATTGGAAAGGATCTAAAAATTTAAGTGATATTACAAAAGATTACCAACATGCACCTGTCGAAACGTTTGAGTTAGGTGATAAAAATTCCATTTTTAAGTATGAAAAAGGAATTTTAACAGAGATCCGCACTAAATCCAAATTAAAACCATCTCTGATTGGATCACATAACTACCGAAATGTGGAAGTAGCAGTGCGTGTTTGTTTGGAAATTGCTCCTCAAAAACGAAAAGAAATTTTAGAAGCAGTGGAAACATTCCCTGGTGTCAAACGTAGACAAGAAAACCTATATGTTTCCGATATGAGTTTACTTGTGGAAGACTTTGCCCACCACCCTGTTGCCATCCAAGAAACCATCAAAGCACATAAAGAAGCCTATCCAGGTTACAAAATCATTTCTCTTTTTGAGCCAAGAAGTGCTACATCTCACCGAAATGTGTTCCAAGATGATTTTGCCAAATGTTTCAAAGGAAGTGATGTGAGTATTGTTACAGAAGTTTACCAAGTAGACAAAGTGAATAAATCTCTTCGTCTCAATGTAAAAAAGTTGGTAAAGGACATCAAAACCAATACCAAAAAAGAGTCTGTTTACGCTCCATCTCCTAAAGACATTCCTTCTCTTTTGAAAAAGATATTACCAAAATACAAAAAAGACAAACTTATCATCCTTGCCATGTCCAATGGTGCGTTTGGTGGAATTTATTCTGAACTAAAATCCTTAATGGAATCACGAGAATCAATATGAGCCTATCCCAAGAAATCGCATCACTTATCAAAGAGGCCGAAACTGTATTAAGTTCTGCAACGAATGAACAAGAGTTAGATGCATTTAAGAACCAGTTTCTCGGTAAAAAGGGAAAACTTACCTCTGTCCTCAAAGGCCTTGCGTCTCTTTCCGTGGAAGAAAAAAAGACAGTCGGAAAAGAAGCAAACGAAGCACAAACACGACTCGAATCCTTTGTCGAAACCAAACGAATTTCCCTCAAAGAAAGTTTTTATGAGAACCAATTGGGTAAGGAATTTTTTGATACACTCCGCCCACTTCCTAAAAAGGAAAGGGGGAGTTTACATCCCATTTCCCAAATCCAATACGAGATCGAAGACATCTTCACTTCCATGGGTTTTTCTGTGATGGATGGACCCGAAGTGGAAACAGATGAAAACAATTTTGCTGCCTTAAACTTTACGGACGACCACCCAGCACGTGATATGCAGGATACGTTTTATACGGTGGATGGCAATTTGCTAAGGACACATACGTCCGCGATCCAAGTGCGTGCCCTACGAAAACTTAAGCCACCTTTCCGTATCATTGCACCTGGTCGTGTGTTTCGGTATGAAGAAGTGGATGCCTCACATGAAAATACCTTTTACCAAGTGGAAGGGATGGTGGTAGGAGAAAACATTTCGGTTGCTCATTTGATTTATACAATGGAGACACTTCTCTCTCGTGTGTTCCGCAAGGAAATCAAAACAAGACTCCGCCCAGGATACTTCCCATTTGTGGAACCAGGGTTTGAACTGGATATCAATTGCCTTGTTTGTAATGGAGATGGGTGTAGTGTTTGCAAACAATCAGGATGGCTCGAACTTCTCCCTTGTGGGTTAGTCCATCCGAATGTATTAGAAGCGGCTGGCCTTGATTCCAAAAAATGGACAGGGTTTGCCTTTGGACTGGGACTTGACCGATTGGTGATGATGCGTTACGGAATCCATGATATCCGTTATTTCCAATCAGGGAACTTACGTTTTTTGAAACAGTTTTAGTTAGAAAGCTTCGAATCCAAATGTATGGAATCGAATGAAGCCCATTACATCAGATTCAATCCGTAAGCTACAAGGAAAACCAGTGAAGGACAAACAATCCTCACTGGTTTTTTTGTATCGTTACACCACTACCGCTTGGATTTTACCATCGATCACTTGGAACTCCACTTGGGTTTTTCCAAGTTCCAATCCCTCTTTTGATACGATCTCCTTTCCTTCCTTGTCATAAAGATTAGTAAGCACCATTTCTCCATTCTCTTTCTTGGAACAGACAATGAGATACGGTGGTTTTTTTTCTCCGCCTGGATTGAAGTAAATCGTCGTCGCAGAAAGAATGGTGGCTTTTTCCTTTTCCTTGGGACTTGGAACATTCACTTCTAATGGTTTTAAGTTCATCGGTTCTTTTGGTGTTTTTTCCATTTTCTCTTTGGAAAAAAGGATCACAGAATTGATGCTATCAATCCCTCCGTTTCCTCCAAGCAAACTTACCTTAGGTGGTTCACTCAACACATTCGGCAGGGGATGGACAGAAAGTCCGTATTGGCTACAGACATCCACAAGCCCCGTTGCTCCGGAAAGAGCCATCGCCGCTTGGTAATTCAAAATCCCACCACCTAAATTGATGGGGATCTCTTTTGTTCCATTGGATATTTTCCCATAACGAAGTGCACTCGCAGTTTCTTTTGGAGACACTCCAAAATACAAAGATGCCTCATGGATAATCATCCCTGTAAAACAATCATAAATCCACGCATATTCAATCTCCGAGCGATTGATTCCACCCGAAGCAACTGCTCTCTCACATGCAAGGTCAGCTGGGCTTTTTAAATCCTTTTTTTGGATCAGGTATTCAGCATGAGCACTATGTCCAGAACCAATCACATAGATGTGTTTGGCATCGGATTTAATTACTTTCTTTTCGATTAACTTCTGTTTCATGGTCTCGGAAGTAATGAGGGTTGCGAATCCATGGTCAGTGACAATGGCAATCATAGGTGTGCTATAAACACCCGAAAGTGGTTTCTTTAGTTGTTTTTCCACCAATGGTTTTTGGTATTGGAAGGCACGAGGATTGGTTTCTGCTAACGTGCGAAAGTGTTTGGTAATTTCTTCCAAGTCTTCACTTGTCACACCAGTATCAAACATCATTCGTTCACATAACAGTGAATAGAGACCAATGAGTGTAGCTCCATACGGCATCTCCCAATCTTTATGGCAAACAGTCGCTGTGAGTCGTTTTAAGTCGGAAACTTGTTTGAATACTGACTTTGGAATATCAGCTGCTGCTACAAGAACCACAGCATAGGGATTGGCTTTTACAATCGTATGAGCTTGTTGGATCGCACCACCCACACTTGCCCCACCGAGGTCCACCGTATGGCAGGCAAGACCTCCAAATCCCATATCGTTTGCATCTTTGATCGTAAACCCATACCCTTCTCTTCCAAGGGACTGGGCTTCTACAGAAACAAAATCAGTGAGATAGGGTTTGAGTTTTTCTCTGTCGGTTCCTAAGAATCCAAACAGTTTGTCTACTGAGTTAAAAAGTAAGGAATGGTATTTCTCGAGGGGAGTTAGGTTTTTATAAACTTCCGCATCAAATTCTGATTCAATTGTGTCGCTGACACCAAGTAAAATAGGGTCCATGAAGCCACATTTGAATCAACCTTCGATATTCATCAACGCATTCATTCGAAAATCTTGTATGATTTGTTTGCATCGTTCAGTGATACGGTTCAAACTTTCCCCAAACTTTTTGCCGTTGTATGCATTAAAGGAATTCGGGTATTCTTTTTCATTCACTTGGACAATCATATCTGGATTAATTCTGTTCTTGGCAGTCAGATCTTGTACAGCAACAATGATATTCTTTAGGGCAATACATCCATCTTTTAAAAGATTTTGGGATGCCTTTTCAATCACGATAGCGTTTCCATTGGCATCTAACAAGGTTTTCATGAACTCCTGCATTTTCATGGAAGGTAGTCCTCGGCGTGTGAGTCCAATTCGTTCCACTTGTAAAACTGCATCTTGTAAATGTGTGTATTCAGGTGTTCCCTTAAAAACATAAATGAGAACAGGCAGTTCGATTTCTGTAAAATCCAACATAGCGCCATAAAAATAACGAGTTTCCACTTTTGCCAACGGATGAAAGTCTACCTTTTTATAATTGGCTAATTTCTCAATCGACTCATCCATAATGCGGTTGAGTGTTTGGGCTTTTGCAGCTTCTTTTTTGGCAGCAAGTTCTTGGAATTTTGATTTGAGTTGTTCTAAAAAAGTAACTTCTTCTGTGAGAAATTTTGAAATGTTTCCACGAAGTTTCAATACTTGTAAGTATCGTTGTTCAAACCCAGTTTGGTCAAAAGCTTTGGGATTGAGTTTTCCATGTTCTCTATATTCTGATCGTATTTTTTCTAATATGGCTTTTGTTTCTGCTTCTGACAGTTCTTTCATTTCGATTGTTTCCAGTGTTCAATTTCCAAAATGGTTTTGTCTAAATCTTGTGCAAAATAAAGAGACGCGTTCTTTGCATCCACAAACATCAATTGGTTTGCATACTGTAATTGTTTGACTTGAATTTCATTTTTGAGATTCAATATATTCAATAACTGCAAACTCAATTTTTTAAGATCTTTGATGATCGCATCTGTATGCCTTTGCATTTCAAACAAGTGAAGGTTGTTTAATTTTTCTTTATCAGATTCGATTAATTTCATCTCTTCCCGTTTTTCCACAGGTGCTTTGGAAATGTAATAGGTAATTGGACGAGGATAAGAAGTCATTTCTTTATGCAAATCGATCATTTTATCTATGGCTTCAAATACGGTTGCTTCCATTTCTCTGGAAAAATTCCCTACAATATTTTTATTTTCGGAAGGGTCCCCAGTGAGCTCAAAAATTCGAGAGGATTGTAAGTTGCGAATGATGGCAGTGATTCTTTCTCTGTAAGTGGCGATGATTTTTAAAAAATCATCAATTCGTTGTTGTGCCGTTTTTTCCCCTGACCCTTCTTCAAGTCTGGTGTTTGCATTGATCTGAGTGTGGTCGATCTCTTCCTCTGGTTTTGGAGGTTCGGGTGTATTTAAGAGTCCTTCGTGAGAGAGAGTTTCTTCTGGTTTAGGAGGTTCTTCTCCATCAAAGATATCCAAATCGACATCCTCACGCATCAGATTTTCTTCAACGACTGGAGAAAGTTTGTCTTTGGAAATTTCGATTGGTTTGGAGGTTGTTTCAGGTGTGTTTGGTTTTGGGTCTGGTGTGGAAATTAATTTCCCTAAAATTGGATTTGCCCGAAGGTCCTCTGAGATAATGGGTGGAGGGGTTGGTTGGGTCTGGTTCCCTGGTTTTGCCTCATTTGGTGCTCCTTCTCCTTTAGAATTTGTTGTTTGGTGGTGAGGGACAAGCTCAAAATGATTCCCTACTAGTTTTAGGATCTCAATCCTACGGATTTCCTTGTTGAATCTTAAGGCATAACGATTGTTATCTTTATCAATATAACGTTGTTGGATCTGTGAAATGGATAATTTAAGAGGGTCGATATCTGAAATCGAATCAATTTTTATATAATGATATTTTGATTTTTCAGGAGTCACAATCGCAAAATTTCCAACAAAGCTTCTGTGAAAGCATATGAGAGTAACACGTTCGGGTCAACTTCCTTCTCCCTAGAAATCATACTTAATGTAAAAAAATCATACCGCGATAATTCCAACCGCTCATAATGCCCCATCTCACCTTTAGGAAAGACCCCAGGTTCCAAACCTTCTAACTTTAAGGATAAGATAGCCATTTTTATGACAAGGCCCAAGTCTAAATGGCGTTCTTTCAAAATTTTGTAGAGTTCGGAATCAATCCAGACCAGTGCAGAAAACATACAAACCTCTTAGGAAGGAGGTTCGAACCGAGGCATTTGGTTCTCATTTTTTTCTCTTTCGCCTTGACCGTCAGAGTGGTACTCAAAAGATAAGTAAAAATTCCTCATAGGGGACATTCCTTGGCTAATTTAAAATCATCTAAAAAAGACATTCGTAGATCTGCTCGTAGAAAAGAGCGAAATGGGGAAGACCGTAGTGAATTACGCACTTACGCACGCCTTCTCATTAAAGCCATTAAGTCTGGCGACAAAACGGAAGCATTATCTGTTTTCTCAAAACTTTCTTCAAAATTGGACCGTGCAGCGAAAACAAAACTCATCCATAAAAAAAATGCAGATCGTAAAAAATCTCGTATGGCACTTCGCATCAATTCAATTGAGGCAAAAGCCGCCTAACATTCGCTTTTAGCACCTTGGAATGAGGCCACCACCGTGTGGCCTTTTTTATTTCTATTTCTC
Encoded proteins:
- the pheS gene encoding phenylalanine--tRNA ligase subunit alpha, which produces MSLSQEIASLIKEAETVLSSATNEQELDAFKNQFLGKKGKLTSVLKGLASLSVEEKKTVGKEANEAQTRLESFVETKRISLKESFYENQLGKEFFDTLRPLPKKERGSLHPISQIQYEIEDIFTSMGFSVMDGPEVETDENNFAALNFTDDHPARDMQDTFYTVDGNLLRTHTSAIQVRALRKLKPPFRIIAPGRVFRYEEVDASHENTFYQVEGMVVGENISVAHLIYTMETLLSRVFRKEIKTRLRPGYFPFVEPGFELDINCLVCNGDGCSVCKQSGWLELLPCGLVHPNVLEAAGLDSKKWTGFAFGLGLDRLVMMRYGIHDIRYFQSGNLRFLKQF
- a CDS encoding UDP-N-acetylmuramate--L-alanine ligase, translating into MKIFLVGIGGIAMGNLAYMLKQQGHDVSGSDQNLYPPMSDKLEEWGLSPKSGYRKESVKGADLVIIGNAISRGNPEVEEVLNTGIEYMSMAEAIGHFFLKGKKPIVISGTHGKTTTTFLTHWILESIGLKPGLFVGGIRKDGFPGFALGEGDYFVIEGDEYDSAFFDKSSKFLHYRPYYLVMNALDFDHADIFANLDAIKVMFKRLLNLVPSRGKVFYWKGSKNLSDITKDYQHAPVETFELGDKNSIFKYEKGILTEIRTKSKLKPSLIGSHNYRNVEVAVRVCLEIAPQKRKEILEAVETFPGVKRRQENLYVSDMSLLVEDFAHHPVAIQETIKAHKEAYPGYKIISLFEPRSATSHRNVFQDDFAKCFKGSDVSIVTEVYQVDKVNKSLRLNVKKLVKDIKTNTKKESVYAPSPKDIPSLLKKILPKYKKDKLIILAMSNGAFGGIYSELKSLMESRESI
- a CDS encoding LIC_10450 family protein, producing the protein MTPEKSKYHYIKIDSISDIDPLKLSISQIQQRYIDKDNNRYALRFNKEIRRIEILKLVGNHFELVPHHQTTNSKGEGAPNEAKPGNQTQPTPPPIISEDLRANPILGKLISTPDPKPNTPETTSKPIEISKDKLSPVVEENLMREDVDLDIFDGEEPPKPEETLSHEGLLNTPEPPKPEEEIDHTQINANTRLEEGSGEKTAQQRIDDFLKIIATYRERITAIIRNLQSSRIFELTGDPSENKNIVGNFSREMEATVFEAIDKMIDLHKEMTSYPRPITYYISKAPVEKREEMKLIESDKEKLNNLHLFEMQRHTDAIIKDLKKLSLQLLNILNLKNEIQVKQLQYANQLMFVDAKNASLYFAQDLDKTILEIEHWKQSK
- a CDS encoding thiolase C-terminal domain-containing protein — protein: MDPILLGVSDTIESEFDAEVYKNLTPLEKYHSLLFNSVDKLFGFLGTDREKLKPYLTDFVSVEAQSLGREGYGFTIKDANDMGFGGLACHTVDLGGASVGGAIQQAHTIVKANPYAVVLVAAADIPKSVFKQVSDLKRLTATVCHKDWEMPYGATLIGLYSLLCERMMFDTGVTSEDLEEITKHFRTLAETNPRAFQYQKPLVEKQLKKPLSGVYSTPMIAIVTDHGFATLITSETMKQKLIEKKVIKSDAKHIYVIGSGHSAHAEYLIQKKDLKSPADLACERAVASGGINRSEIEYAWIYDCFTGMIIHEASLYFGVSPKETASALRYGKISNGTKEIPINLGGGILNYQAAMALSGATGLVDVCSQYGLSVHPLPNVLSEPPKVSLLGGNGGIDSINSVILFSKEKMEKTPKEPMNLKPLEVNVPSPKEKEKATILSATTIYFNPGGEKKPPYLIVCSKKENGEMVLTNLYDKEGKEIVSKEGLELGKTQVEFQVIDGKIQAVVV
- the rpsT gene encoding 30S ribosomal protein S20; amino-acid sequence: MANLKSSKKDIRRSARRKERNGEDRSELRTYARLLIKAIKSGDKTEALSVFSKLSSKLDRAAKTKLIHKKNADRKKSRMALRINSIEAKAA